The Oncorhynchus nerka isolate Pitt River linkage group LG3, Oner_Uvic_2.0, whole genome shotgun sequence genome includes the window ATCACTGTTCTGAAAACTCAACATTTTCTGAGACAATTCCAGGACCTCTCTGGTCATTCTAGGTCAGGGGTcacagaaggagggagaagaggaaagggagctgataaagtaatccctcttacccccccccccccccttaaaagatttagatgcactactgttccactggatgtcataaggtgaatgcaccaatttgtaagtcgctctggataagagcgtctgctaaatgacttaaatgtaaatgtaaatgtattatgaGATTGAAGTAGACAGCAGGACTGGTGTCACAGAGGAAGGGACTCTCATTTACAACGAGGCAGCTTTATGAACACATAGACATTACTGAAATGGACTTCTGAATCCACAACACAATGATTAAAAACATACAAAATTGGAAAGTTGAAGCATACCATAAATATGTTATAATATGTACAAAAATATATCTTAAGTTGAACAATAACAATCTCATAATGATAATATATGTACAGTATTTCAATGCCCTTCTAACTATTTACAAAGTGGACTCTAAGCTCCACACAccgcgtacgcacacacacacacatacacacacacacacacctctagcagtttaaaaaataatgcAGCTATTGGGTGAACTCTATATACAATCATTACTGCAGCTCGAATACAGGCAATGCTAGGACAgaccgttctgtgagcttgtgtggcctaccacttctcggctaagccgttgttgctcctacacgtttccacttcacaataacagcacgtaCACTTTcccggggcagctctagtagggcagaaatttgactaactgacttgttggaaaggatggcatcctatgacggtgccacattgaaagtcactgagctcttcagtaaggcaattGTACTGCCCATGTTtctctatggagattgtatggttgtgtgcttgattttatacacctgtcaccaagtggtgtagctgaaatagccaaatccactcatttgaaaggatgtccacatacttttgtgtatatatagtatatctgaTTAGCCAACGGTAGGCCTATAGGTGTACTTGATTTGATCTCCACGACCACTGGGTAGGCAGAGTTGTACCTTAAATTATTAAAAATGGAAACACTTCGACTACCTGGCAAGCAGGGCAGCTGAATGAAGTGCACCTACCGCAAACAGAGCGAAACAATTAAGAACGCAAGGCTTTCTCGTTGGGCTTTTTACAGACATGTTTGGCGATCGACTAGGAAAGCCTTGGAGATGGAccagttggtgaccactgatctAGACTATGTTCTAAATGTCCTTGATGTGTTTTTGAGTTCCAGCGTGTGTTCTAGAGTTCAGTCTCAGATCTGTGGTGTGTTCTCCACAGCGACGGCAGAGTACTCTGTCTCAGAGACATGGGTCTGTTCTATGAGCCTGGCCAGGCCTGTACGTGTGGAGTACTTAAAGATGAAGGCCTTCATCAGGTCGTAGCGGTAGTTCCTGTTGAGGAAGTTGTAGAGGATGGGGTTGACGCAGCAGTGgagcagggacagacactgggtgAGGTGCAGCGCCACGTAGAGGGCGTTCTCCAGCCCACAGCTCAGAGGAACCAGGCCCAGCAGGGAGAGGGCATCGGCCAGGAGCACCCCGTGGTAGGGCCCCCAGCAGCCGAGGAACACCACTATGTAGGCCAGGATCACCCTGCGGCTCACACGACGCTCCTGCTCCACTgccgaggaggaagaggaggaggaggagagtgctTTGGCCAGGAGGGCATAGGCCAGAGCGATGACAGGGAAGGGGATGATGAAGCCAAGCAGGATAAAGCTCAGCTGGACCCCTACCATCCACTCCCTAGGGTGTTCCTCTGGGTACACCGGCCTGCACAGCACTACCTCCCCTTGTGATGACCTCAGAGCCCGCAGGAAGTATGTGTCCGGCAGGGAAGCCACCAGAGCCAGGAGCCACACCCCCATACATACGCCGTGGCGAATCAGCTTCCGGCGCCGGCCCCCATCCTCACTGTCGGCCGGCCGTGTCATGCTCATGTAGCGGTCGACGCTCATGCAGGCCAGGAAGAAGATGGAGCTGAAGAGGTTAACGGAGAAGAGCAGGTGGGTGAGCTTACATGCCAACTCGCTGAAGGGCCAGTGGCTGTGCTGTGCCAGGGAGCTCACCCACACGGGCAACGTGATGCACACGCACAGGTCAGCCACCGCCAGGTGGGCGATGTAAAGGTGGGTCTCGTGGCGAGGGGAGGTGGTGCGCTGGGCGCGGATGTTGATCCAGAGGACGAGGCTGTTGGCGGCCAAACCGACCACGAAGATGAAGACATAGAGGATGCACATGGAGTGGAGCAGGGCGCTGCGGTCGAAGGCTGTGGGACAGCCACCCATCTCCACGCGCGTCCCGTTCTCCAAGAGGCCTGTGAGGTTCAGGTCCTCCCACGTGTCGAACAGCTCATCCAGATCGAAGCTGTTCATCCTTCTGCCGTTTTCTGGGAACGATCACGCACACCTCACTGATCTGGGATCTGAAGACAAGACAAGAAGACAGCAGCCCATCAGTCCTGATCTCAATCTGTCTGTTTGCCATGTCACAGTAAATGTTTGAACTATATTTAGAGAGCTCTGCCCTGAGTTCCTTTGACTTTTATTAACAAGATCTCAACCCATCAGTCCTGACCTCACTCCGTTCCTGGGGCAGAGCTAGATCAGAAAAGCAATTAACTTCTTCACAGAGCCCTgcattctacagtatgttatgagATCTAATAAGCACCCAAATGAAATTAACACAAAAAAACCACATAACTTTTTATTATACGCCACCAGATctgaaaaaaatctaaatgtagtTAACTCTTAAAACAATGCTTTATTAATTCATAATGGCTCTGTTGTTTTGGGATGATTGAGGAATGACTGCCAAAGCTATCTTTTGCCATCCAGTCAATATCTTTTGCACCAGCTATGTTGTCATTAGTCCAAAAAACACAACATCCAGATTAAGAGAGGATCGCATCGCAAGAGGATCAAAGGACAGCTCTGTCATAACCACAACTATGTAATCTGAAAACATTggagactaatcacatacagtacacacacacacgcaaaaggATCCTACACACTCATGCAACATGCATCATGAACACTTACACACACTGCTCAATATTTTCATTTATTACAGCACAACCTCTGACCTCTCTGTATGTCTGATTATGATTGGTCCTCTTACACTCAGGTAtgatgtctctcttctcctgacAGTCACAACATGACGGGAGGGATGTGAGGGATTGAAGAACAAACCCTAGACATGAAAACCATGAATAATATAACCTCTCCTTTTCCTCCTGATTGGCACATATGTCCACAGACTGAGACGTGGGGAGACATCAGAGCCGGGTTATCAGTGTTTGCCACTAGCGCCAGCTGTCGGCTATATCAACCAGTTACACACTAATTTCCAGCCGGGTACATTTTCcacttatactgaacaaaaatataaacgcaatatgcaacaatttcaaagattttattgagttacagttcatataaggaaatcagtcaattgaaataaattcactaGGCCCTagtatatggatttcacatgactgggcaggggttcAGTCATAGGtgagcctgggagggcataggcccacccacttggcagccaggcccacccactgggaagccATAATTGTGGCAATTCATATCTTGTTATAAAATACTTTAATCTCAAGAGAGGACAGGTTAGTTGTTTAAAAAAGGTTTATGTTTTCTTACCTAGAAAATAGTCCTGATCATATAAGCCTAGAAGATATACcaaaaaaataaacaatacaCTGAATGAATACATTTTCAGGATCCTGGCTGGCTACTTTTTCTATTTGGCTGGCTACTCTGTGTGCTTCTGGAAAACACTGGGTCACCAGGGGGTTTAACTACTTTAGACCCGGTCCAGCCACGGTCAAAGACAATCAGCGCCGCTGGGCGATACAGCGTGTTAAAGTGCATTGAAACGTGACCGCTTCGAGCAGCTGGGTGTGTGAGAGCTATGTGAGAGTGTGTGACCGCAGAATACCACGTTGCCCACGCCAAGCTGTCTGCGATATCTGtgactgagtgtgttagtgcatgtACCTGGAGCAGTGGCCAATAgacatgtgtgtgttgtgttagggCTGCCTGTGGTTTCAGCTCATTCTTTCAGCGATCGTGGCGCTATTCAATCGATAGCCCCTTTCATTGCTATTTGACACTTGACCCCTTCACCTCTGGCACacaacctcaaatcaaatcatttgcattggtcacatacacatggttagcagatgttattgcgagtgtagcgaaatgcttgtgtttctagttccaacagtgcagcaatatctaacatgtaaacTAAAAATTCCAAAACAACTaccaaatacacacaaatctatgtAAATTAATGGAATAAGAAcgtatacatataaatatatggatgagcaatggcagagcagcacagacaagatgcaatagatggtataaaatatagtatatacatatgagatgagtaatgcaagacatgtaaacattattaaagtggcataattaaagtgactagtgatccagttattaaagtggccaatgatttcaagtctgtatgtaggcagcagcctctctgtgttagtgatggctgttaaacagtctgatggccttgagatagaagctgtttttcagtctctcggtctcagctttgatgcacctgtactgacctcgccttctggatggtagcggggtgaacaggcagtggctcgggtggttgttgtccttgatgatctttctggccttcctgtgacatcgggtgctgtaggtgtcctggatggcaggtagtttgcccccagtgatgcgttgtgcagattgcaccaccctctggagagccttgcagttgtgggcggtgcagttgccataccaggtggtgatatagcccgacaggatgctctcaactgtgcatctgtaaaggtttgtgagggttttaggtgacaagccaaatttcttcagcctcccgaggttgaagaggcactatcgcgccttcttcaccacactgtctgtgcgggtgggccatttcagtttgtccatgatgtgtacgccaaggaacttagctttccaccttctccactgctgtcatgttgatgtggataggggggtgctccctcagcTGTTTCCTTAAGTTCACgataatctcctttgttttgttgacgttgagtgagaggttgttttcctggcaccacactccgagtgccctcacctcctacctgtaggctgtctcgtcattgttggtaatcaagcctactactgttgtgtcatctgcaaacgtaacgattgagttggaggcgtgcatggccacgcagtcatgggtgaacagggagtacaggagggggctgagcacgcacccttgtggagccGCAGTGTTGAGGATTGGTGaattggagatgttgtttcctaccttcaccacctggtggTGGCCCGTCAGGATGTTCAGAACCCAATTGCatagggcggggttgagacccagggcctcaagcttaacgatgagcttggagggtactatggtgttgaatgctgagctatagtcaatgaagagcattcttacataggtattcctcttgtccatatGGAATAGGCCAGTGTACAGTGTGAtgacgattgcatcgtctgtggacctatttgggcggtaagcaaactgaagtgggtcaagtaagggtgacaggtaaggtggaggtgatatgatccttgactagtctctcaaagcacttcatgatgacagaagtgagtgctacggggcgatagtcatttagttcagttacctttgctttcttgggtatagGAAAAatagtggccatcttgaagcatgtgagaacagcagactgggatagggagagattgaatatgtccgtaaacacaccagccagctagtCTGCGCATGCTCGGAGGGCGCGgcttgggatgccgtctgggccagcagccttgcgagggttaacacgttcaaatgtcttactcacgtcggccatggagaaggagagcctaCAGTTCTTGGTAGCCGgctgcgtcggtggcactgtattatcctcaaagcgggcaaagaaggtgtttagtttgtctggaagcgagacgtcggtgtccgtgacatCATGCCCTTTACTTCAGTAGTTTTGTCATTCTCCCTAATAGCAGCAGCTGCACACttttctcttgctctttctccttcctccccctttcATCTGCCCCCCAAAGGAAAAGGGGAATATTCAGATCACAAACCTTTAGTTTCGCCACACTCCAAACACCCAATGAGGCTGAGCTGGTTACAACATAGATAGACTACGTACCATGAGAGCTAGGAGGGCCTAAAATTAACACCTGCCACATGCGGATAGATTTTACCACTGGCATTGCGAGCATTTCACTCACATTATTTTGTGAATAAAAATAGTCAAGTGTGATCACATGTATAGTCAAGTAAGATCACATTTCTAGTTAAAGAAATGCCTCAGTAGCTGTTTTTAAAGTATTTCTGCCGTTTTGTTTCATAGCTGATATATGAATCGCACTACAACTGGCGGCTGTGAACACGTGAAGAGCTGATTGAAAGATTTTTAGAAGCGCTGTGCACAGGCATAACAGTTGGTCTAATTTACTTGAAACAAAAGTCTATAGAAGTGAGATtttgtccttgtgtttcttggctatttacatAGTTTTGTTGACAAGCTAGCTTGTTTTTCTAGGTTTGAGATTCAACTGCTACGGATGAGAAGACAATGCCTCTAGTCTAGTCAGACTCGATCTCACAAGTGCAAACATGACTCAAATCGTGCTACCACGGTAACCTCCCGCAGTTAAGGGGGCAGGTGAACATGTTGGTCTCATCTGTGATTTTAAAAGAAatatattatttcacctttattttaccaggtaggccagttgagaacaagttctcatttacaactgcgacctggcaaagataaagcaaagcagtgcgacaaacaacaacacagagttacattacacaaatatattttctatgatattttggttaaaaaaaaatgtttaatgaAATGAAACAATATACCACATTACTTCTTACTAGTAACACAGTTCTTGTTCTAGAAACATTACAAAGCATGATCATCAGTTTGTGTTTAGTTTGTGTCATTTTTAAATCTAACTGACACGGTAAGTAAGGCCAAAAAGTTAATGTTATGCCCTGCATCAAAGCCAGTATATA containing:
- the LOC115115935 gene encoding atypical chemokine receptor 3-like translates to MNSFDLDELFDTWEDLNLTGLLENGTRVEMGGCPTAFDRSALLHSMCILYVFIFVVGLAANSLVLWINIRAQRTTSPRHETHLYIAHLAVADLCVCITLPVWVSSLAQHSHWPFSELACKLTHLLFSVNLFSSIFFLACMSVDRYMSMTRPADSEDGGRRRKLIRHGVCMGVWLLALVASLPDTYFLRALRSSQGEVVLCRPVYPEEHPREWMVGVQLSFILLGFIIPFPVIALAYALLAKALSSSSSSSSAVEQERRVSRRVILAYIVVFLGCWGPYHGVLLADALSLLGLVPLSCGLENALYVALHLTQCLSLLHCCVNPILYNFLNRNYRYDLMKAFIFKYSTRTGLARLIEQTHVSETEYSAVAVENTPQI